A DNA window from Augochlora pura isolate Apur16 chromosome 9, APUR_v2.2.1, whole genome shotgun sequence contains the following coding sequences:
- the LOC144475445 gene encoding putative palmitoyltransferase ZDHHC24 has translation MIMRKKIWPRTLSDFLSMIFILTIVPLIYWFELWVVLPAVYGFGSLPYTLNFLFGNFIMVNIVGNFTYVVFCDTSTRRDIMPISAANTKEGWRLCASCETFAPPRSWHCPTCDICILKRDHHCIFTGCCIGHYNHRYFIMFLLYLFIATTYGFCFNNIFIWNRIHFEFPMSIIKIVFPLAIFVFGFDGSIDQFYLMLYIVSTIGMLYTGVLCIYHFHLVINGTVANESNKKVHMYNLGLKQNIKEVLGEQWYLTWILPYIASQLPHNGIIWDTTSSWRLSSLKNK, from the coding sequence aTGATCATGAGAAAAAAGATATGGCCACGAACTTTAAGCGATTTCTTATCAATGATATTTATCTTAACCATTGTACCTCTGATTTATTGGTTTGAATTGTGGGTGGTGTTACCAGCTGTATATGGGTTTGGATCATTACCATACACGTTAAACTTTCTCTTTGGAAATTTTATCATGGTAAACATTGTTGGAAATTTCACATATGTAGTTTTCTGTGATACTAGTACTAGAAGAGACATTATGCCAATAAGTGCTGCAAATACTAAAGAAGGCTGGAGGCTGTGTGCTTCTTGTGAAACATTTGCTCCTCCACGATCATGGCACTGCCCAACATGTGATATTTGTATCTTAAAAAGGGACCATCATTGCATTTTTACAGGATGTTGCATTGGCCATTATAACCATCGATACTTTATCATGTTTCTTTTGTACTTATTCATAGCAACAACATATGggttttgttttaataacatttttatttggaatagGATACATTTTGAGTTTCCCatgtcaattataaaaattgtttttccatTAGCAATATTTGTTTTTGGATTTGATGGTTCTATAgaccaattttatttaatgttatacaTTGTATCTACTATAGGAATGTTGTATACTGGAGTTCTGTGCATTTATCACTTTCATTTAGTAATCAATGGCACTGTTGCTAATGAAAGCAACAAAAAAGTTCATATGTATAATCTGGGactgaaacaaaatataaaggaAGTACTCGGAGAACAGTGGTACCTAACATGGATACTTCCTTATATAGCATCTCAATTACCACATAATGGTATAATATGGGATACAACAAGCTCATGGCGCCTTTCAAgccttaaaaataaataa